A single window of Granulibacter bethesdensis DNA harbors:
- a CDS encoding lysine--tRNA ligase — protein sequence MVTSLSASSPSDPSSSGPVPEVPKAWPFEEAQRVSARLAATGKKEALFETGYGPSGLPHIGTFGEVARTSWVRNAFTELIGLPSRLLAFSDDMDGLRKVPDNVPNKEMLAEFIGRPLTSVPDPFGTHDSFGAHNNARLRSFLDGFGFSYEFASSTEYYRSGRFDVALRRLLEVYEEVTAVILPTLGPERRATYSPFLPLHPETGIVMQVPIEHRDVEAGTIVWRDESGKRFETPVTGGAAKLQWKADWAMRWYALGVDYEMSGKDLIDSVRLSSRICSILGGQPPVTLTYELFLDEHGQKISKSKGNGLSVEEWLRYAPPESLAQYMYNAPQRAKRLYFDVIPRAADEYLAHADKAATQDETALKTNPSWHIAGRQVPEQRSPLSFAMLLNLASVVNAENADILWGFIRRYCPGATPEKQPFLARLADHAVMYYRDFVLPQKNYRDPTETERAALVDLRDVLRSMEPDASETVLQNAVFEVGKRHEFAELRAWFGCLYQVLLGQAEGPRFGNFVAVYGVAETASLIEAALARQNTPTA from the coding sequence ATGGTGACGTCTTTATCCGCTTCTTCCCCCTCTGATCCCTCCTCTTCCGGCCCTGTGCCGGAGGTTCCCAAGGCATGGCCTTTTGAGGAAGCGCAGCGCGTTTCCGCGCGTCTGGCTGCAACCGGAAAAAAGGAGGCGCTGTTCGAGACCGGCTATGGCCCATCCGGCCTGCCGCATATCGGCACGTTCGGGGAAGTGGCGCGCACCTCCTGGGTGCGGAATGCCTTTACGGAGCTGATCGGCCTGCCATCCCGCCTGCTGGCTTTCAGCGATGATATGGACGGGCTGCGCAAGGTGCCGGATAACGTCCCGAACAAGGAGATGCTGGCTGAATTCATCGGCCGTCCGTTGACCAGTGTGCCGGATCCGTTTGGCACCCATGACAGTTTCGGTGCTCATAACAATGCCCGGCTGCGCAGCTTTCTGGATGGGTTCGGCTTTTCCTATGAATTCGCATCCTCCACCGAGTATTATCGGTCGGGTCGGTTCGATGTGGCCCTCCGTCGTCTGCTGGAAGTGTATGAGGAGGTCACCGCTGTCATTCTGCCGACACTGGGGCCGGAGCGCCGGGCGACCTATTCTCCTTTCCTGCCGCTTCATCCGGAAACCGGAATTGTCATGCAGGTGCCGATCGAGCATCGCGATGTCGAGGCTGGAACGATCGTCTGGCGGGACGAGAGTGGCAAACGTTTCGAGACGCCGGTCACCGGTGGTGCCGCCAAGTTGCAGTGGAAGGCCGACTGGGCGATGCGCTGGTACGCGCTGGGCGTCGATTACGAAATGTCGGGCAAGGATCTGATCGACAGCGTGCGGCTATCCTCCCGCATCTGCTCCATTCTCGGTGGGCAGCCGCCGGTGACGCTGACCTACGAGCTGTTTCTGGACGAGCATGGTCAGAAAATCAGCAAGTCGAAAGGCAATGGCCTGTCCGTCGAGGAATGGCTGCGCTATGCCCCGCCGGAAAGTCTGGCGCAATACATGTATAACGCGCCGCAGCGGGCCAAGCGCCTGTATTTCGACGTGATCCCGCGTGCTGCCGATGAATATCTCGCCCATGCCGACAAAGCTGCGACTCAGGATGAGACCGCGCTGAAGACCAATCCCTCCTGGCATATCGCCGGGCGGCAGGTACCGGAACAGCGCAGCCCGCTCAGTTTCGCGATGCTGCTCAATCTGGCCAGTGTGGTGAATGCGGAGAACGCTGATATTCTGTGGGGCTTCATCCGCCGCTACTGCCCCGGCGCCACGCCGGAGAAGCAGCCTTTTCTGGCGCGGCTGGCCGATCATGCGGTGATGTATTATCGCGATTTCGTGCTGCCGCAGAAAAATTACCGCGATCCGACAGAGACCGAGCGGGCAGCCCTTGTTGATCTGCGTGATGTGCTGCGGAGTATGGAACCGGATGCATCCGAAACCGTCCTGCAGAATGCAGTGTTCGAGGTCGGCAAGAGACATGAATTCGCAGAATTACGCGCCTGGTTCGGCTGTCTTTACCAGGTGCTGTTGGGGCAGGCGGAGGGGCCGCGCTTCGGTAACTTTGTTGCCGTCTACGGCGTTGCTGAAACTGCTTCTCTGATCGAGGCCGCCCTTGCGCGCCAAAACACTCCAACGGCTTGA
- a CDS encoding ATP-dependent DNA helicase: MQSRPPSIIQQESSSQAGYAALVAGYGQAALIDPDGVLHQTSSARAAAMLHTLPPVLVIHAPATLNRLALHGHAMPCLDLLELFAFVLPGKTASPTPRGLALALDLPPPGPCLEEQVTSLSRLTSNLLNRLQAGRMTPLNRDAAALAARMGQSGWAWAPYVMKALGQPDAAAQANALRIWNRLPEWEDLPPAPPPSSHPVSDAEARSRLRSILGTDAEQRPGQADYAGAASAAFAPRQSRGDPHLVLAEAGTGTGKTLGYIAPASLWAERNHGSVWISTYTRHLQRQIEGELARLFPDPVIRRQKTVLRKGRENYLCLLNFEDAVASVAGLAHTRTIPLALLARWALVTEDGDLQGGDLPGWLPELFGGGLLPALADRRGECIHAGCGHWKKCFVEHSIRRARGADLVVANHALVMAQAVWGGLDDTTVPTRYVFDEGHHVFDAADSAFSAILSGMETAELRRWLRGAEGGRSRARGLRRRLEELVADDPDLQAPLEAALTAATALPPQGWQMRLAEAAQNAQEHLDSSLGNVLLPDLGGVEAGRQNPAEALLHLLRRQALARSNDKTGLPRTAIESDLHPVLPELPDAAAVLDRALDRILQPLKTLRQRLADRLESESDTLDQPTRSRIEATCRSLGRRAIDPLSAWRTMLLAIQSPPPEAGLRPEHVYFIRLQRGDTGDRDVGLHRHWLDPTIPFTATLASPAHGLLITSATLRDGGMEDQAAAWEAAEAQVGAPHLPSPAIRAALASPFDYATQTRAFIITDAGYELAALAAAYRTLFLAAGGGGLGLFTAITRLRAVHARIAPALEAKGIQVLAQHVDAMDNTTLVDVFRTEIDSCLLGTDAMRDGVDVPGRALRLVAFERVPWPRPDILHRERRMHLSGGMPSAYDERITRMRLRQAFGRLVRSASDRGVFVLLDRRTPSRLLSAFPPGVTVRRVGLAEAAAETADFLGIEHKNVMGADPFGI; this comes from the coding sequence ATGCAGTCCCGCCCCCCCAGCATCATCCAGCAGGAATCTTCTTCACAGGCAGGGTATGCCGCCCTTGTCGCCGGATACGGACAGGCAGCACTCATTGATCCGGATGGCGTGTTGCACCAGACCAGCAGCGCCAGAGCCGCCGCCATGCTGCATACACTGCCACCGGTGCTGGTTATTCATGCGCCCGCCACCCTGAACCGGCTCGCTCTGCATGGCCATGCCATGCCGTGCCTTGATCTGCTGGAGTTGTTTGCTTTCGTGCTGCCTGGCAAGACCGCCTCCCCCACCCCGCGCGGGCTGGCGCTGGCGCTTGATCTGCCACCGCCAGGACCGTGTCTGGAGGAACAGGTCACCAGCCTGTCCCGACTGACGTCCAATCTGCTGAACCGGTTGCAGGCCGGACGCATGACACCGTTGAACCGCGACGCTGCGGCTCTCGCCGCACGGATGGGGCAAAGCGGTTGGGCATGGGCACCTTATGTGATGAAGGCGCTGGGCCAGCCCGATGCCGCCGCACAGGCCAACGCGCTGAGAATCTGGAACCGACTGCCGGAATGGGAAGACCTGCCGCCCGCGCCGCCACCCTCTTCCCACCCGGTCAGCGATGCCGAGGCAAGGAGCCGCCTGCGCAGCATTCTCGGCACTGATGCGGAGCAACGACCAGGACAGGCGGATTATGCGGGTGCCGCCAGCGCCGCCTTTGCACCGAGACAAAGCCGGGGCGATCCCCATCTGGTGCTGGCCGAGGCAGGCACCGGCACCGGCAAAACGCTGGGCTATATCGCCCCTGCCAGCCTGTGGGCCGAGCGTAACCACGGTTCCGTCTGGATCAGCACCTATACCCGCCATCTGCAACGGCAGATCGAGGGTGAGCTGGCCCGGCTATTTCCCGATCCCGTCATCAGGCGGCAGAAAACCGTGCTGCGCAAAGGACGGGAGAACTATCTCTGCCTGCTGAATTTCGAGGACGCCGTGGCCAGCGTGGCAGGGCTGGCGCATACCCGCACCATTCCGCTCGCGCTGCTGGCACGCTGGGCACTGGTGACGGAAGATGGTGATCTGCAAGGCGGCGATCTCCCCGGCTGGCTTCCGGAACTGTTTGGTGGCGGGTTGCTGCCAGCACTGGCGGACCGGCGCGGCGAATGTATTCACGCCGGATGCGGCCACTGGAAGAAATGCTTTGTGGAACACAGCATCCGGCGGGCACGCGGGGCCGATCTGGTGGTGGCCAATCACGCGCTGGTCATGGCGCAGGCAGTGTGGGGTGGACTGGACGATACGACAGTTCCCACGCGCTATGTCTTTGACGAGGGCCATCATGTCTTCGATGCCGCCGATAGTGCGTTTTCGGCCATCCTGTCAGGGATGGAAACGGCCGAACTCCGTCGCTGGCTGCGCGGAGCAGAAGGCGGCCGTTCCCGCGCCCGCGGTCTGCGCCGCAGGCTTGAGGAACTGGTGGCCGATGATCCCGACCTTCAGGCCCCGCTGGAAGCAGCCCTGACCGCCGCCACCGCTCTGCCCCCGCAAGGCTGGCAGATGCGTCTGGCCGAAGCGGCCCAAAATGCACAGGAACATCTGGATTCTTCACTCGGCAACGTCCTGCTGCCCGACCTTGGCGGAGTCGAGGCGGGGCGGCAAAATCCGGCGGAAGCCCTGCTGCATCTGCTGCGGCGTCAGGCTCTGGCGCGGTCAAACGACAAAACCGGGCTGCCCCGCACCGCCATTGAATCAGATCTGCATCCGGTTCTGCCCGAACTCCCTGACGCTGCTGCTGTGCTGGATCGGGCGCTGGACCGTATCCTCCAACCGCTGAAAACCCTCCGCCAGCGTCTGGCCGACCGGCTGGAAAGCGAGTCCGACACGCTCGATCAGCCAACCCGCAGCCGGATTGAGGCCACCTGCCGCTCTCTGGGACGCCGGGCCATCGACCCGCTTTCAGCATGGCGCACCATGCTGCTGGCAATCCAGTCACCGCCACCGGAAGCAGGACTCCGGCCGGAGCATGTGTATTTCATCCGCCTGCAACGCGGCGATACCGGCGACCGGGATGTCGGACTGCACCGGCATTGGCTGGACCCGACCATTCCTTTTACCGCCACGCTGGCTTCGCCCGCGCATGGATTGCTGATCACCTCAGCCACATTGCGCGACGGCGGCATGGAGGATCAGGCCGCCGCATGGGAAGCGGCTGAAGCACAAGTCGGCGCACCACATCTGCCCTCCCCCGCTATCCGCGCCGCTCTGGCCAGCCCGTTCGACTATGCGACACAGACGCGCGCCTTCATCATCACCGATGCAGGGTACGAACTTGCGGCACTCGCCGCTGCCTACCGTACCCTGTTTCTGGCGGCAGGCGGAGGGGGATTAGGACTGTTTACCGCTATTACCCGGCTGCGCGCCGTTCATGCACGGATTGCACCCGCCCTGGAAGCGAAGGGGATACAAGTCCTTGCCCAGCATGTGGATGCCATGGACAACACCACACTGGTGGATGTCTTTCGCACCGAAATCGATTCCTGTCTGCTCGGCACCGATGCAATGCGTGACGGGGTCGATGTGCCGGGTCGCGCCCTGCGACTTGTTGCGTTCGAACGTGTGCCTTGGCCGCGTCCGGACATTCTGCATCGGGAACGCCGTATGCATCTTTCTGGCGGCATGCCGTCAGCTTATGACGAGCGCATCACACGCATGAGATTGCGACAGGCTTTCGGGCGACTTGTGCGCAGCGCTTCCGACCGGGGCGTGTTCGTGCTGCTGGACCGCCGGACGCCCAGCCGTCTTCTCTCCGCCTTTCCCCCCGGCGTCACGGTCAGACGGGTTGGGCTGGCGGAAGCCGCGGCAGAAACAGCCGATTTTTTGGGAATTGAACACAAAAACGTGATGGGTGCCGACCCATTCGGAATTTGA
- a CDS encoding tellurite resistance TerB family protein, translated as MLTRETLTPQEALVCTMVLVAAADGGITDREIGTMAGLVQFLPVFQGFTAPELASATDATVNLLRDENGLAHASRLIRNALPNRLRETAYALACEVIAASSEAQQPSLRMLEMVAHELHLDPLVITAIERCTRARHQRV; from the coding sequence ATGTTGACCCGAGAAACACTGACCCCCCAGGAAGCCCTTGTGTGTACGATGGTGCTGGTGGCGGCTGCCGATGGCGGGATCACCGACCGCGAAATCGGCACGATGGCGGGATTGGTCCAATTTTTGCCGGTTTTTCAAGGTTTCACGGCTCCGGAACTGGCCAGCGCGACCGACGCCACGGTTAATCTGCTGCGGGATGAAAACGGGCTGGCCCATGCCTCCCGTCTGATTCGCAACGCCTTGCCGAACCGGCTGCGCGAAACCGCCTATGCTCTTGCCTGCGAAGTCATCGCCGCCAGCAGCGAAGCCCAGCAGCCTTCATTGCGTATGCTGGAAATGGTGGCCCACGAACTGCATCTGGACCCGCTTGTCATTACCGCCATCGAACGCTGCACCCGCGCGCGCCACCAGCGGGTCTGA
- a CDS encoding cold-shock protein, with amino-acid sequence MATGTVKWFNATKGFGFIMPQDGGKDVFVHITAVQAAGLRGLDEGQKVTYEVAMERGKAAATNLRVA; translated from the coding sequence ATGGCTACGGGTACAGTTAAGTGGTTCAATGCTACAAAGGGCTTCGGATTCATCATGCCGCAGGATGGCGGTAAGGATGTGTTCGTGCATATCACCGCTGTTCAGGCGGCTGGTCTGCGTGGCCTGGACGAAGGTCAGAAGGTGACATACGAAGTTGCGATGGAACGCGGCAAGGCCGCTGCCACCAACCTTCGCGTGGCTTGA
- the groL gene encoding chaperonin GroEL (60 kDa chaperone family; promotes refolding of misfolded polypeptides especially under stressful conditions; forms two stacked rings of heptamers to form a barrel-shaped 14mer; ends can be capped by GroES; misfolded proteins enter the barrel where they are refolded when GroES binds), which yields MAAKDVKFGGDARQRMLRGVDILADAVKVTLGPKGRNVVIDKSFGAPRITKDGVSVAKEIELADKFENMGAQMVREVASKTNDKAGDGTTTATVLTQAIVREGAKAVAAGLNPMDLKRGIDKAVAVVIEDLKANSRKITNPSETAQVGTISANGESEIGRMISEAMQKVGNEGVITVEEAKGIQTELDVVEGMQFDRGYVSPYFITNPEKMIAELDNPYILIHEKKLAQLQPLLPLLESVVQSGRPLLIIAEDVEGEALATLVVNKLRGGLKIAAVKAPGFGDRRKAMLEDIAILTGGTVISEDLGIKLETVTLQQLGTAKRVLIEKENTTIVEGAGSPDDIKGRCSQIRAQAEETTSDYDREKLQERLAKLAGGVAVIRVGGSTEVEVKERKDRVDDALHATRAAVEEGIVPGGGVALARASLKLADLGYDNGDQKVGIEIIRRALQSPLRQISENAGEDGAVIAGKVLENDTYNFGFDAQTGEFKDLVSAGIIDPAKVVRTALQDAASVAALLITTEAMIAEKPEKKAPAGAPPGGMGDMDF from the coding sequence ATGGCAGCCAAAGACGTAAAATTCGGTGGCGACGCCCGTCAGCGCATGCTGCGTGGCGTGGACATTCTGGCCGATGCGGTGAAGGTGACCCTTGGTCCGAAAGGCCGTAACGTGGTCATCGACAAGAGCTTCGGCGCACCCCGCATCACCAAGGACGGCGTGAGCGTCGCCAAGGAAATCGAGCTGGCCGACAAGTTCGAGAACATGGGCGCCCAGATGGTGCGCGAAGTGGCCTCGAAGACCAATGACAAGGCTGGTGACGGCACCACCACCGCGACCGTCCTGACCCAGGCGATCGTGCGTGAAGGCGCCAAGGCCGTGGCCGCTGGCCTGAACCCGATGGACCTGAAGCGCGGCATCGACAAGGCCGTTGCCGTGGTGATCGAGGATCTGAAGGCCAACAGCCGCAAGATCACCAACCCCTCCGAGACCGCTCAGGTCGGCACCATCTCCGCCAATGGCGAAAGCGAGATCGGCCGTATGATCTCCGAGGCCATGCAGAAGGTCGGCAATGAAGGCGTCATCACGGTTGAGGAAGCCAAGGGCATCCAGACCGAGCTGGACGTCGTCGAAGGCATGCAGTTCGACCGTGGCTATGTCTCTCCGTATTTCATCACGAATCCGGAGAAGATGATCGCAGAGCTGGATAACCCCTACATCCTGATCCACGAAAAGAAGCTGGCCCAGTTGCAGCCTCTGCTGCCGCTGCTGGAAAGCGTCGTGCAGTCCGGCCGTCCGCTGCTGATCATCGCCGAGGATGTCGAAGGCGAAGCTCTGGCCACTCTGGTCGTGAACAAGCTGCGTGGTGGTCTGAAGATCGCGGCCGTCAAGGCTCCGGGTTTCGGTGATCGTCGTAAGGCGATGCTGGAAGACATCGCGATCCTGACCGGTGGTACGGTGATCAGCGAAGATCTGGGCATCAAGCTGGAAACCGTCACCCTTCAGCAACTCGGCACCGCGAAGCGCGTGCTGATCGAGAAGGAAAACACCACGATCGTCGAAGGCGCCGGTTCTCCCGACGACATCAAGGGCCGTTGCAGCCAGATCCGTGCGCAGGCGGAGGAAACCACCTCTGACTACGACCGTGAAAAGCTGCAGGAACGTCTGGCGAAGCTGGCAGGCGGCGTCGCGGTTATCCGCGTCGGCGGCTCCACCGAAGTCGAGGTGAAGGAGCGCAAGGATCGCGTCGATGACGCGCTGCATGCAACTCGCGCCGCGGTCGAGGAAGGCATCGTTCCGGGTGGTGGCGTGGCTCTGGCCCGTGCTTCCCTGAAGCTGGCCGATCTCGGGTATGACAATGGCGACCAGAAGGTCGGTATTGAAATTATCCGCCGTGCCCTGCAGTCACCGCTGCGTCAGATCTCCGAGAATGCGGGTGAAGACGGTGCGGTGATCGCCGGCAAGGTTCTGGAAAACGACACCTATAATTTCGGCTTCGATGCCCAGACCGGCGAGTTCAAGGATCTGGTGTCGGCCGGTATCATCGACCCGGCGAAGGTCGTCCGTACGGCTCTGCAGGATGCGGCTTCCGTCGCAGCCCTGCTGATCACCACCGAGGCGATGATTGCCGAGAAGCCGGAAAAGAAAGCTCCGGCTGGTGCGCCTCCGGGCGGCATGGGCGATATGGATTTCTGA
- the groES gene encoding co-chaperone GroES, with product MASFRPLHDRVVVRRLNAEEKTSGGIIIPDTAKEKPMEGEIVAVGAGARNEQGQIQPLDVKAGDRVLFGKWSGTEVKIDGEELLIMKESDIMGIIG from the coding sequence ATGGCAAGTTTCCGTCCCCTGCACGACCGCGTCGTGGTCCGTCGCCTGAACGCTGAGGAAAAAACCTCTGGCGGCATCATCATTCCTGACACCGCCAAGGAAAAGCCGATGGAAGGCGAAATCGTCGCCGTCGGCGCCGGCGCACGTAACGAGCAGGGCCAGATTCAGCCGCTCGATGTCAAGGCTGGCGATCGCGTGCTGTTCGGCAAGTGGTCCGGCACGGAAGTGAAGATCGACGGCGAAGAGCTGCTGATCATGAAGGAAAGCGACATTATGGGCATCATCGGATAA
- a CDS encoding usg protein, producing MNLGRQLQDYRLTTAEILYHLPDHPALLQSYIWQELDMAPRFPELHKFLDFWSRELEGKLHSVRVTAAGLITPGEIRHPALVATLH from the coding sequence ATGAATCTTGGCCGTCAGTTGCAGGACTATCGTCTGACCACCGCTGAAATTCTCTATCACCTGCCCGATCATCCCGCCCTGTTGCAGAGCTATATCTGGCAGGAGCTGGACATGGCCCCCCGCTTTCCCGAACTCCATAAATTTCTGGATTTCTGGAGTCGCGAGCTTGAGGGCAAGCTCCATTCAGTGCGCGTGACCGCGGCCGGTCTGATCACGCCGGGCGAGATTCGTCATCCGGCGCTGGTGGCCACTCTGCACTGA
- a CDS encoding TVP38/TMEM64 family protein — translation MAMVTTEPPEAAPSVSLRVSPPLWKSVGKPLLLIAGLVGAGLIMRGLSVERLRSPGGWMSYLLLAALFCAVGMPRQVVAFAGGYSFGAAEGFGLALSATALGCVVDFLWARLLARAWMRRFLARREQGGRLVRLSRLLAVHPFSATLTLRLLPVGSNVLLNILAGVLDIRPIPFVAASIVGFIPQTLVFVLLGGGTRIGHGVQLAVAIMLFCMSMMLGFWLYRRTRLGREAIQPDESVSAEWPPAPDDESRPA, via the coding sequence ATGGCCATGGTCACAACCGAGCCTCCCGAGGCTGCTCCGTCCGTATCGCTGCGTGTCTCACCCCCTTTGTGGAAAAGTGTCGGCAAGCCGCTCCTGTTGATTGCCGGTCTGGTTGGGGCCGGTCTGATTATGCGCGGCCTGTCGGTTGAAAGACTGCGCAGCCCGGGTGGCTGGATGTCCTATCTGCTGCTGGCCGCCCTGTTCTGTGCAGTCGGAATGCCGCGTCAGGTAGTGGCTTTTGCGGGCGGATACAGTTTCGGCGCGGCAGAAGGATTTGGTCTGGCCTTGTCGGCCACCGCGCTGGGTTGCGTTGTCGATTTTCTCTGGGCACGGCTGCTGGCGCGTGCCTGGATGCGGCGTTTTCTGGCAAGACGCGAGCAGGGGGGGCGTCTGGTCAGGCTCAGCCGGCTTCTGGCCGTGCATCCCTTCAGCGCCACCCTGACCCTGCGTCTGCTGCCGGTCGGCAGCAATGTGCTGCTCAATATTCTGGCCGGCGTGCTGGATATCCGCCCCATCCCTTTTGTGGCGGCCAGTATCGTCGGTTTTATCCCTCAAACCCTGGTGTTCGTGCTGCTGGGCGGGGGCACCAGAATCGGTCATGGCGTCCAGCTGGCTGTGGCCATCATGCTGTTCTGTATGTCCATGATGCTTGGGTTCTGGCTGTATCGCCGTACCCGACTTGGCCGGGAGGCGATACAGCCGGATGAGAGCGTCAGTGCAGAGTGGCCACCAGCGCCGGATGACGAATCTCGCCCGGCGTGA
- a CDS encoding COX15/CtaA family protein: MSDHIRAASSPSRHGSEHGWQHAVTPQQRNRILVATWMFTLCFMILVMVMLGGATRLTGSGLSIMEWAPLMGTLPPASQTEWERLYALYQKIPQYALVNHGFGLDGFKHIFWLEWTHRLWGRLIGLVLLLPLIFLAVTRRIERSLIPRLILIFVLGGLQGAVGWFMVASGFFPDSTAVSPYRLVVHLSFALLLYSALLWTALSVLNPEPRPLPGTVGLRRMSAVTLGLVCITIIAGGFVAGIHAGLDYNTFPLMDGRLVPEGYGEGPRAMFENIPTVQFDHRLLATLTALTALLTGMIGFRRGGNARRAVLPLMVAVILQYALGIATLLSVVAVPVAVAHQGMAVLLLTAAIVTLHSLRGAGRTASINAPASSH, encoded by the coding sequence ATGTCAGATCATATCCGTGCCGCATCCTCTCCATCCCGCCATGGCAGCGAACATGGGTGGCAGCATGCCGTAACTCCGCAGCAGCGCAACCGGATTCTGGTTGCAACATGGATGTTCACGCTCTGCTTCATGATTCTGGTCATGGTCATGCTCGGAGGGGCGACACGGCTGACCGGTTCCGGCCTGTCCATCATGGAATGGGCACCGCTGATGGGGACGCTGCCACCGGCCTCCCAGACTGAATGGGAGCGGCTATACGCGCTGTATCAGAAGATCCCGCAATACGCGCTGGTCAATCACGGCTTCGGGCTGGACGGGTTCAAGCATATTTTCTGGCTGGAATGGACCCATCGGCTGTGGGGACGCCTGATCGGGCTGGTTCTGTTGCTGCCGCTGATCTTTCTGGCGGTGACGCGCCGGATCGAGCGCAGCCTGATCCCCCGCCTGATCCTGATTTTTGTGCTGGGCGGGCTGCAGGGTGCAGTCGGCTGGTTCATGGTCGCCTCCGGTTTTTTTCCGGACAGCACAGCGGTTTCGCCCTATCGTCTGGTGGTTCATCTCTCCTTTGCCCTGCTGCTTTACAGCGCCTTGCTCTGGACTGCGCTCTCGGTCCTGAATCCTGAGCCGCGCCCACTCCCCGGCACGGTGGGACTACGCCGGATGAGCGCAGTCACGCTGGGGCTGGTCTGCATCACCATCATTGCCGGCGGGTTCGTCGCCGGGATTCATGCCGGGCTGGATTACAATACCTTCCCGCTGATGGATGGACGCCTGGTCCCGGAAGGCTATGGCGAAGGCCCCCGGGCCATGTTCGAAAACATCCCCACCGTCCAGTTTGATCACCGCCTGCTGGCCACATTGACGGCCCTGACCGCGTTGCTCACCGGGATGATCGGATTCCGCAGAGGCGGCAATGCCCGGCGTGCTGTTTTGCCGCTGATGGTCGCAGTGATCTTGCAATATGCGCTTGGCATCGCCACGCTTCTGAGTGTCGTCGCCGTACCAGTGGCCGTGGCACATCAGGGCATGGCTGTCCTGCTGCTGACGGCCGCGATCGTCACCCTGCATAGTCTGCGTGGTGCCGGCCGCACCGCTTCCATCAATGCCCCGGCCTCTTCTCACTAG